From one Candidatus Acididesulfobacter guangdongensis genomic stretch:
- a CDS encoding NAD(P)-dependent glycerol-3-phosphate dehydrogenase — MKKNNNGGFVPGIIGAGSFGTALAVNFAKYADKVYLKCRNPEFAKKLQQCRQNFDYLPGIVLKENIIIEDTFEPVFKNANIIFLVVPSLALKSTLEEIKRYEAQFDFSEYIFINTAKGVGLNTLEMPHEVFFNILGKKMLEKYAMLSGPSFAAEVAAGLPTAVCIASSNDLLLADIKDFFKNNQNFRIYTLNDVKGLELGGALKNIIALAAGISDGLKLGYNARAALLTRGIAEITRFGEAMGADRQTFAGLSGLGDLILTSTSDLSRNRTVGLKIAQGMSLDSITHNMKMIAEGVTTTKSVHILAKQKNIYMPITEIVYLVLYEGLKPHDAIKMLLQRDIKNEFD, encoded by the coding sequence ATGAAAAAAAATAATAATGGCGGTTTTGTGCCGGGAATTATAGGAGCAGGAAGTTTCGGAACTGCCTTAGCAGTTAATTTTGCTAAATATGCTGACAAAGTTTACCTGAAATGCAGGAATCCGGAATTTGCCAAAAAATTGCAGCAATGCAGGCAAAACTTTGATTACCTGCCCGGAATAGTTTTAAAAGAAAATATTATCATAGAAGATACGTTTGAACCTGTTTTTAAAAATGCGAACATAATATTTTTAGTTGTTCCGTCATTAGCTTTAAAAAGTACGCTCGAAGAAATCAAGCGGTATGAAGCTCAGTTTGATTTTAGCGAGTATATTTTTATTAATACCGCAAAAGGAGTCGGGCTGAATACTTTGGAAATGCCGCATGAAGTTTTTTTTAACATACTTGGAAAGAAAATGCTTGAAAAGTATGCTATGCTGAGCGGACCTAGTTTTGCCGCCGAAGTGGCTGCCGGTCTTCCCACGGCTGTTTGCATAGCGTCATCAAATGATTTATTGCTTGCAGATATTAAAGACTTTTTTAAAAACAATCAAAATTTCCGAATATATACGCTGAACGACGTAAAGGGATTAGAGCTTGGAGGGGCGCTTAAAAATATTATAGCGCTTGCAGCCGGTATCTCCGATGGATTAAAATTAGGCTATAATGCCAGAGCAGCATTATTGACCCGGGGCATAGCCGAGATTACAAGATTTGGCGAAGCCATGGGGGCAGACAGGCAAACTTTTGCAGGATTATCCGGTTTAGGCGATTTAATTTTAACTTCTACATCTGATTTAAGCAGAAACAGAACGGTAGGTTTAAAAATTGCTCAAGGAATGAGTCTCGATTCAATAACTCACAATATGAAAATGATTGCAGAAGGGGTTACTACTACCAAATCGGTACACATATTAGCAAAACAAAAAAATATTTATATGCCTATAACCGAAATTGTATATTTAGTGCTTTATGAAGGTTTAAAACCGCATGATGCTATAAAAATGCTTCTTCAAAGAGATATTAAAAATGAATTTGACTAA
- a CDS encoding glutamyl-tRNA reductase, translating to MEIIITGLNHKSSDIIHREEVSKKILTKELRNEFIFNIKRLFNEETGKQLIQESAIISTCNRAEFIFAVSGNSSGGNKNTDYVLVIKNIIIKYLFGENFANEELQNMFYTYKNSEAILHFFKVASSLDSMIIGEPQILGQIKESYNEACEFKNTGLILNKLFHKSFYCAKRVRTETKIAAAPVSISYAAVELAKKIFNDISNKKVLLLGTGEMGKIAAKHFIKQGVSEIFITNRTREKAVKLAEELDGYDSKTIVDFNEYYKILTVADIVLCSTGADSYIIKYEDIQPIIKMRKQRPIFLIDISVPRNIDPEINKISNVYLFDIDDIGKIIENNLDVRQQEADFAEKIIDEEAEDFINWKNSLNAVPIIVNLRNKVNGILSAELCKYINNKDENIEAIVNSITNKILHEPITKIKRSEVDFNGLNLMEAAKILFDLEINLNSISQESKEVEKGILNAEDAEDYGADGDNANNANNGHYYNNKIIQLNNNKAK from the coding sequence ATGGAAATTATTATTACCGGATTAAATCATAAATCTTCGGATATAATTCACAGAGAAGAAGTATCAAAGAAAATTCTTACAAAAGAATTGAGGAATGAATTTATTTTTAATATCAAACGTTTATTTAATGAAGAAACCGGAAAACAGTTAATTCAAGAATCCGCAATAATTTCTACATGCAACAGAGCCGAGTTTATATTCGCGGTATCCGGTAATTCTTCGGGCGGCAATAAAAATACCGACTATGTATTAGTTATAAAAAATATTATAATTAAATATTTATTCGGTGAGAATTTTGCAAATGAAGAATTGCAGAATATGTTTTATACGTATAAAAATTCTGAAGCGATACTTCATTTTTTTAAAGTTGCATCAAGCTTAGATTCCATGATAATAGGAGAACCGCAAATTTTAGGCCAGATTAAAGAATCATATAATGAAGCCTGTGAATTTAAAAATACCGGTTTAATTTTAAACAAACTTTTTCATAAGTCTTTTTACTGCGCTAAAAGGGTAAGGACAGAAACAAAAATAGCGGCAGCGCCTGTTTCGATAAGCTATGCCGCCGTGGAACTTGCTAAAAAAATATTTAATGATATAAGCAATAAAAAGGTTTTACTGCTTGGAACTGGAGAAATGGGGAAAATTGCAGCCAAACATTTTATAAAGCAGGGAGTCAGTGAAATATTTATTACAAACAGAACAAGAGAAAAGGCTGTTAAACTTGCGGAGGAATTAGACGGATACGATTCCAAGACGATTGTTGACTTTAACGAATATTATAAAATATTGACGGTAGCCGATATAGTATTATGTTCCACCGGAGCAGATTCATATATTATAAAATATGAAGATATTCAGCCTATTATTAAAATGCGCAAGCAGAGACCGATTTTTTTAATAGATATATCCGTTCCGCGCAATATTGACCCTGAAATAAATAAAATTTCCAATGTATATCTTTTTGATATTGACGATATCGGCAAAATTATTGAAAATAATCTTGACGTAAGGCAGCAGGAGGCAGATTTTGCAGAAAAAATAATAGACGAAGAAGCGGAAGACTTTATAAATTGGAAAAATTCCCTTAATGCCGTTCCGATAATTGTAAATTTAAGAAATAAAGTTAACGGTATTCTTTCGGCTGAATTGTGTAAATATATAAATAATAAAGATGAGAATATAGAAGCAATAGTGAATTCTATCACAAATAAGATTCTTCACGAACCTATTACAAAAATTAAAAGATCCGAGGTTGATTTTAACGGGTTAAATCTTATGGAAGCAGCCAAAATACTTTTCGATCTGGAAATAAATCTTAACAGTATATCTCAAGAAAGCAAAGAGGTTGAAAAAGGAATATTGAACGCAGAAGACGCAGAAGACTATGGAGCAGACGGCGATAATGCAAATAACGCAAACAATGGACATTATTACAACAATAAAATTATTCAATTGAATAATAATAAAGCTAAATAA
- a CDS encoding OsmC family peroxiredoxin, whose product MEIKINHIKDLQFEAYSSSNPDYKVIMDTSKDVGGGDEGIKPTELLLVSLAGCSSMDIISILNKKRQVIESFDVTVRGQRAESHPMVFTKINIIYNFKGVNIDKEAVDRAIFLSKDKYCSVWAMLQKAADIEFSYNIA is encoded by the coding sequence ATGGAGATAAAGATTAATCACATAAAGGATTTGCAATTTGAAGCATATTCTTCGTCTAATCCTGATTATAAGGTAATCATGGATACATCAAAAGACGTAGGCGGCGGCGATGAAGGTATAAAACCGACGGAGCTTCTTCTTGTCAGTCTTGCGGGCTGCAGTTCAATGGATATTATATCAATTTTAAATAAGAAAAGACAGGTCATTGAATCTTTTGACGTGACGGTCAGAGGGCAGAGAGCCGAATCCCATCCGATGGTTTTTACTAAAATAAACATCATTTATAATTTTAAAGGGGTAAATATTGATAAAGAAGCGGTAGACAGGGCAATTTTTCTTTCAAAAGACAAATACTGCAGCGTCTGGGCAATGCTCCAGAAGGCTGCCGATATAGAATTTTCTTATAATATTGCATGA
- a CDS encoding hydroxymethylbilane synthase, with protein MLSNNTRKYILKLGTRGSKLALYQANTVKDQLLNVFKGQNIDAGVEIIPIKTSGDKITHASLSSFGGKGLFVKEIEEALLAGKIDIAVHSLKDVPQVIPDELIIGCTLKRDDPRDCLILKDGTDGTEYTADVKIGTDNNTISEKNAAACAAAIGLLKRNAVVGTSSLRRRILMQRLRDDLIFEPLRGNIDTRIQKVKDGVFDAIILSSSGLIRLGLDPLIDFYLDPLVFIPQCGQGVIAIEFSKNNKELAEVLQFINDGYTFVSTYAERDFIRILDCGCASPVGVYSYLSDDDISGESKIYIKGFVSNMNGEYLEADISGSKTEYKELGKKLAHNIVEKGGLEILSKNK; from the coding sequence ATGTTATCTAATAATACTAGAAAGTATATTCTAAAATTAGGAACGCGCGGCAGTAAACTTGCGCTTTATCAGGCGAATACCGTTAAGGACCAGTTATTGAATGTTTTTAAAGGACAAAACATTGATGCAGGTGTAGAAATTATACCGATTAAAACATCAGGCGACAAAATAACGCATGCCTCATTAAGCTCTTTCGGCGGGAAAGGTCTATTTGTAAAAGAGATTGAAGAAGCTTTGCTTGCAGGAAAAATAGATATAGCGGTGCACAGTTTAAAAGACGTGCCTCAGGTTATACCGGATGAATTGATTATAGGATGCACGCTTAAACGGGACGACCCTCGTGATTGCCTCATATTAAAAGACGGAACTGACGGAACTGAATATACTGCAGATGTTAAAATAGGTACAGATAATAATACAATTTCAGAAAAGAACGCAGCCGCATGTGCCGCTGCCATCGGTTTGCTTAAGCGCAATGCCGTAGTCGGCACGTCAAGCCTCAGAAGAAGAATTCTTATGCAAAGATTAAGAGACGATTTAATTTTTGAGCCTTTAAGAGGCAACATCGACACAAGAATTCAAAAGGTAAAAGACGGTGTATTCGATGCTATTATACTTTCTTCAAGCGGATTGATAAGATTGGGACTAGACCCGCTGATAGATTTTTATCTTGACCCGCTTGTGTTTATTCCCCAGTGCGGTCAGGGGGTTATAGCGATTGAATTTTCAAAAAATAATAAAGAATTAGCTGAAGTTTTGCAATTTATTAACGATGGCTATACCTTCGTTTCAACGTACGCCGAAAGAGATTTCATTAGAATATTAGACTGCGGCTGTGCTTCGCCGGTCGGGGTTTATTCTTATTTGTCCGATGATGACATTTCCGGCGAAAGCAAAATTTATATTAAAGGATTCGTCTCCAATATGAACGGAGAATATTTAGAAGCAGACATTAGCGGAAGCAAAACGGAATATAAAGAATTGGGTAAAAAATTGGCGCATAACATTGTAGAAAAGGGCGGGCTGGAAATTTTGTCTAAAAATAAATAA
- the cobA gene encoding uroporphyrinogen-III C-methyltransferase — MNKPLVYLTGAGPGDPELLTLKAKRVIGEADVIVYDSLISTDLLKYARKDCEIIYAGKRSSNHTLPQYSINELLAKKAKENKIVVRLKGGDPFLYGRGGEEAEKLHEEGIDFEIIPGISSSFAVPAYAGIPLTHRDYSSTVAIVTGHEGEHKEETTINWDNIAGASTIVVLMGYKNITNIINEIIKAGKDENTPAAVIQEGTTARQKVAVGTLKTIEKEMRSEGLKSPLIFIVGEVVRLRQRIKWFEKRPLYGVKALITRSTGKASSLAANLKKYGAETIELPLIEIIQKSKNIDENAILKSIEDISRYDFLIFTSANAVEGYFERIFSRGKDLRILNNCKIISVGAATSAELRKYGIIADIFPSSSEIFSQDGIIKELDMLYGVTNIKGKNFLFPQALNINSTLPEYIISSGGVLNNIPVYETVLPPESIENTANLFKGFNAANPSVNLITFTSYSTVENFVKCIESAQEGLLGILQRTNADVRCGIRFAAIGRKTAEYAFRFGIKSDIISKDVNIDSLTEEIVDFYKEHEVL; from the coding sequence ATGAATAAACCCTTAGTCTATCTAACCGGCGCAGGACCAGGAGATCCGGAACTTTTAACCCTTAAAGCAAAAAGGGTTATAGGCGAAGCAGATGTAATAGTTTACGATAGTCTTATTTCTACGGACCTGCTTAAGTACGCACGGAAGGACTGCGAGATAATTTACGCCGGCAAACGTTCTTCTAATCATACGCTTCCTCAGTATTCTATAAATGAGCTGCTGGCTAAAAAAGCTAAAGAAAATAAAATAGTGGTAAGACTTAAAGGAGGAGATCCTTTTCTGTACGGAAGAGGCGGCGAAGAAGCTGAAAAATTGCATGAAGAAGGCATAGATTTTGAAATCATACCCGGTATTTCGTCTTCTTTTGCGGTTCCTGCATATGCAGGTATTCCTCTGACCCACAGAGATTATTCATCCACCGTTGCTATAGTAACTGGGCATGAAGGAGAGCATAAGGAAGAAACGACTATAAACTGGGATAATATAGCGGGCGCTTCTACCATTGTCGTTTTGATGGGATATAAAAATATTACCAATATCATAAATGAAATTATAAAAGCGGGGAAAGACGAAAACACCCCGGCGGCTGTTATTCAGGAAGGAACTACCGCACGTCAGAAAGTTGCCGTCGGGACGCTTAAAACTATTGAAAAGGAAATGCGCAGCGAGGGTTTAAAAAGCCCTTTGATATTTATAGTAGGCGAGGTAGTCCGCTTAAGGCAAAGAATAAAATGGTTTGAGAAAAGACCGCTATACGGCGTCAAAGCTTTAATTACACGTTCTACAGGGAAAGCCTCGTCGCTTGCCGCTAATTTAAAAAAATATGGTGCGGAAACTATAGAACTTCCTTTAATTGAAATTATACAAAAAAGCAAAAATATTGACGAAAATGCAATCTTAAAGTCTATTGAAGATATTAGCCGCTATGATTTTTTAATATTTACAAGCGCTAATGCAGTAGAAGGATACTTTGAAAGAATATTTTCCCGAGGTAAAGATTTAAGAATATTAAATAATTGCAAAATCATTTCCGTCGGTGCGGCAACATCGGCTGAACTAAGAAAATACGGTATAATAGCAGATATTTTTCCTTCGTCGTCTGAAATATTTTCACAGGACGGGATTATAAAAGAACTGGATATGCTATATGGCGTTACAAATATTAAGGGAAAGAATTTTCTATTTCCGCAGGCTCTAAATATCAACAGCACGCTGCCTGAATATATTATTTCTTCAGGAGGCGTGTTGAATAATATTCCTGTTTATGAAACAGTTTTGCCGCCGGAATCCATTGAGAATACAGCAAATCTATTTAAAGGTTTTAATGCCGCAAATCCCTCTGTAAATCTTATAACATTTACAAGCTATTCAACGGTTGAAAATTTTGTAAAATGCATTGAATCGGCGCAGGAAGGTTTATTGGGTATATTGCAGAGAACTAATGCCGATGTACGCTGCGGCATCCGCTTTGCCGCTATAGGCAGAAAAACAGCCGAATATGCTTTCAGGTTTGGCATAAAATCTGATATAATATCAAAAGATGTTAATATTGATTCTTTAACCGAAGAAATAGTAGATTTTTATAAGGAGCATGAGGTATTATAA
- the amrA gene encoding AmmeMemoRadiSam system protein A: MEFNLNDNEKKQLIRIARKSIEDSLNGKKDAYLNSDELLNSLTDNLRKKAGVFVTLKFNGEQLRGCIGNFISNEPIYKNIYKMAYEAAFNDPRFMPLSISELSKISIEISVLSPLEKIGSLDEIIIGKHGLYIMKGPYHGVLLPQVATEYHMNKTQFLEAVSQKAGLPEDAYKENADIYIFSAEIFGE; encoded by the coding sequence ATGGAATTTAATTTAAACGATAATGAAAAAAAACAGCTGATTAGAATTGCCCGGAAATCCATAGAAGATTCTTTAAACGGAAAAAAAGACGCCTATCTGAACTCCGATGAACTTTTAAATTCTTTGACGGACAATTTGAGGAAAAAAGCCGGAGTTTTTGTAACCTTGAAATTTAACGGCGAACAGTTAAGGGGATGTATCGGAAATTTTATTTCAAATGAGCCAATTTACAAAAATATATATAAAATGGCATACGAAGCCGCATTCAATGACCCGAGGTTCATGCCTCTATCCATCTCCGAGCTAAGTAAAATCAGTATTGAAATATCAGTTTTAAGTCCTTTAGAAAAAATCGGCAGTCTTGATGAAATTATAATAGGAAAGCACGGCTTATATATAATGAAAGGACCGTATCACGGTGTTTTGCTGCCTCAGGTAGCAACAGAATACCATATGAATAAAACGCAATTTTTAGAAGCGGTATCTCAAAAAGCGGGATTACCCGAAGATGCCTACAAAGAAAATGCGGATATTTATATATTTTCGGCAGAAATTTTTGGCGAGTGA
- a CDS encoding bifunctional precorrin-2 dehydrogenase/sirohydrochlorin ferrochelatase, with translation MKYYPIGLNIFEKKVLVVGGGNVASRKIERLIEKGAVITVISPEITNEIYDAAKKAKIKWIKSIYKIGDEDGFFAVFCAISSTESNKKTEEKLYERCIKKNILINVADKPALCTFTLPALVSRGEFEIAVFTGGLSPLFARKIRESLEKIYGEEYTVFVKILGLVRKEVKKKNLPQKKNQEIFGKLLSSELFVMVKEKKYNDISLFLSDFLEEACK, from the coding sequence ATGAAATATTATCCTATAGGTTTAAATATTTTTGAAAAAAAAGTGCTTGTTGTCGGCGGAGGGAATGTCGCATCAAGAAAAATAGAGCGGCTTATTGAAAAGGGCGCCGTAATAACTGTCATTTCCCCTGAGATTACAAATGAAATTTATGATGCAGCTAAAAAAGCAAAAATTAAATGGATTAAAAGCATATATAAAATTGGCGATGAGGATGGTTTTTTTGCAGTTTTTTGCGCTATTTCTTCTACCGAATCAAACAAAAAAACGGAAGAAAAATTATATGAAAGATGTATAAAAAAAAATATTTTGATAAACGTTGCCGATAAACCGGCGCTATGTACATTCACGCTTCCGGCTTTAGTTTCTAGAGGAGAATTTGAAATAGCCGTGTTTACCGGCGGACTCAGTCCTCTTTTTGCAAGAAAGATCAGAGAAAGTTTAGAAAAAATATATGGAGAAGAATATACGGTCTTTGTAAAGATTCTGGGTTTAGTCAGAAAAGAAGTAAAGAAGAAGAATCTGCCGCAGAAAAAAAATCAGGAAATATTCGGCAAACTTCTTTCATCTGAACTTTTTGTTATGGTGAAGGAAAAAAAATATAATGATATAAGTTTATTTTTAAGCGATTTCCTCGAGGAAGCTTGTAAATGA